The sequence AAATGCTACTCGATAAAACCGACGATACGCTCTATTGTTTGGTGCGCTGTCGAGATGAAAATGAGGGTTACAACCGGATCCGAAAAGTGATTGCCGATCAGGGCTTAGATTGGGATATCGATACTAAGAGAATAAACATCATTCCCGGAGACTTAACGAAAGAAAGATACGGTCTTGACGGCGCGCAATATCAATCACTTTCTCAGAACATCGATAAAGTCTTGCATATCGCCGCATTGATCAGCCTTATTGCGCCGCTCTCCGAGCTTTACCCTATTAACGTTAAAGGCTCAGCCAACGCAATTGAACTGGCGACAACCGGCAAAATAAAGCCCATTCACTATATGTCGACAATTGGTGTACATTATCGCCTTCCCTACGAGGAAAATGAGCCGCCTGTGCTTGAATCTGTTGCCCCTGATGGGCCATGGCACAAACCTGAACTCACCTATGAGCACACAAAATACATGGCTGAGCAAATTTTCTATCGCGCGAGAGAGAAAGGCGTGCCTGTGAATATTTATCGCTCAGGTGCCATTACATGGGATAGCACGCTTGAAGCCCCGTTCATTAACGATGACGCCTTTGTGAAGTTTTTCAGGACATGTTTAAGCATCGCGGCTTACCCAGAGTCGCGCATTTTAATTAGCACAACACCCGTCAATATCGTTGCATACTCTATCGTTGAAATTAGTCAAATGTGCATTCAAGGTAAAGGCGAAAATTTTCATGTTGTCTCCCGTCATAGCCACACTGGCGAGCAAATCTATCGTTGGCTTAATGAATTGGGATGCCATTTCAAATCGGTAGATTTTGCGACATGGGATAAGCAGCTCGCTGATAGTTTCGGTCGAGGCTTCATTAATCGCTACTTTAAACATGGCATGGAGCAAGGTGGCCACCATCAGTACCGTATCGACAATACGGAATCCGCATTGGCTACTCTCGAAAAAACGCCCTTTGTGATAACAAAGGAATACTTCGAGCCTTTGGTTGCGCACTATAAAGAAGCCATCAACCGCGTATTCGTTGAAAAAGTCGACAGCGTAAAGGCAATCAAACAAAAAGAGGGAGCATCACGTTGAATAACGTCAAACAACTCAATGCACACCGTGGGTCAAAAAACGGCGTAAAAACGCACTGGTTTAGAGTGATTAAAACCGGAGAAAGTATTCGTCGGCGCGTATTTTGTCTTCCTCATGCTGGCGGCTCAGCAGGTTACTTTAGGCAGTGGCAAGATGCTGTTCCAGCGCACACTGAACTTATCGCCGTTCAATACCCAGGAAGAGAGGAAAGGCTAAACCATCTCTGTATCGACAATATGGAAGACATGGTCTCTGCCCTCTTTACGCAATTCCTTGAGAATCCGTCATTACTCAGAGAGCCTTTCGTTATTTTTGGTCATAGCATGGGTGCCTCTATTGCGTATGAGCTAACGCTAAAGTTACTTGATGCGGGATTAAAGCTCCCGAAAACACTCATTGCATCTGCGACGGACGCACCTGGCTACGCGAATCCAACGCATTTCCATATCAGTTCTGATGGTGCCCTTATTCAAGAAATAGTGAGGCTTAACCCCTCTCTTTCTTTCTTACAAGAGCATGAAGAGCTGTTGCAGGTGATCCTTCCATCACTGAGAGCGGACTACAAGCTCATTGAAAGCTACGGGAAGCGAAACGAAAAGCGCCCTCCACTTCCTTTGCCCATTATCAAACTCATCGGTGAAGATGACGACGAGTTGAGCAGAAAAGATGCGCTGCTTTGGCGTAATCAAACTTCAGCGGCGTTTTCGTTACGTGTTTTTCAAGGCGGCCATTTTTACCTTGCAGAAAACTACCAGGGAATAATGAAAACCATTATGGAGGCTTTTGACGATAACTTGGTGTTCCCTTCAACAACACCTTGCCATCTACCGTAACCCTCCTGCCTGATTGGATGCCCTGCACATTTGTGGGGTATTCAATCCCGATTCGGGTAGTACAATATATTTGAAGGTTTACAATCTTTCTCACTTGAAATATCACCCCCTGAATTCGATTGGAAGACAACACTATGCGCGGCTCATGGATGAAAGCGATCCCCTTAGGCTCTGGCACAACCTTGGCTCTTAAAAGCAAGATATATACTGCTATTTGGGTTTTAACGGCAACACTGCTCAGCCAGAAGATAAATGCTGAAAGCGCTTATCCCGTTACTGTGATAGATGATAGAGGGAAAGTGGTGACGCTTTCTTCACACCCTGCCTCTGTAGCGTCAATATCCACGTTTGGCGCTGACACGCTAAAAGCACTCGGGGAACATGCAACAGGGCTATCAACACTTCAACATCGCAAATCTCTTTTTCTAGGCGAAGAGGTCAATGATGCCATTAACCTCGGTGAAGTGCATGAACCGGACATGGAACAACTCACCAAGTTAAACCCCGACCTGATAGTCGGCCTACAGCAATATGCAGAACCGTTTGCAGGTCAATTTGAAAAGATTGCGCCTTTGCTTACCTTTGATCTCGTGACATTAGAAGACTCCCACCGTTCCATCTCGGCTCTGGCAGATGCACTGGGCAAACACAGAGCGGGAACGCAAATAAACGCTGCGTTTGATAATACACTGAGTGCCTACAACACCAAAGCCCCTGGCGGGGTAAGCGTAGTCTTCCTATGGCATTGGGCTGATACGATTTATGCTTTTTATGATCACCACATTACCACGCATATCATGCGTGAACTCCGAGGCGATTACACCATGGGACCCACGCCAACACCGGAGTTAAAAAAACCGGATGCGACCGTGTTATCCATGGAGAAACTCCTCACATTAAATCCAGATGTGATCATTTCATTTACGGGGGATGATAAGCCCATTAGCTACCACCCTGTTTGGCAAAGACTCAACGCAGTGAAAACATCCCGTGCCTATCGAGTGGGCGATCAGTATGTAATGACCCATGGCCCTATCGCCAGAGAAATGGTGTTGAAGGAGCTCGCCTACCTTCTTTACCCAACGACCTTCAGTGAGCCAAGTGATATCCCAAACGCCGCGAGAGCAAAACCACTCGTTTTTTCTGAAAGGTAATGTATTGAATGAGTCATCCCACCTCAACGTTACCCAAAGGGATGTTACATCCTCTACGAATGTTTCAGCGTCGTCAGTTTCTTATAGTGATGGCCTGCTTTGCGTTAATTATTTTCTCGGGCTTGGCGTCGCTAATGACTGGGGAAGTCTATTTTTCAGCATCACAGGTCGCCACAGCGTTACTGCAACCGTCTGATTCATTGGCAACATTTCTGGTGATCGAACTTAGGCTTCCTCGGTTCCTTATCGCACTCTTTGTTGGAGCAACACTAGGAATGGCGGGGAATATAGTGCAATCCATTACCCGTAATCCCCTGGGTTCGCCCGATCTTATGGGGGTCAGTGCCGGGGCTTCATTCGCCATTGTTGTTTGTATGGCTTGGTCGACGTTTCCTCCTTTGGCGCTCTTGTCAGTAGGCACAATCGGCGGATTTTCTGCCGGTTTCGTGACGTTTCTTATCGCATGGAAGACGCGACTAAACCCTTTACATCTCACTCTTTCAGGTATGTGTATTTCGCTTTTTTTTAATGCGGCAATAGTGGTTGTTCTCATTACCGCGAAAGCGGATGCAAACGGTATCTATTTTTGGTTGACCGGCAGTTTGATGGATCGTACTTGGCAACATGCCGTTTTACTGATCCCGTTTGCCTTCCTAGGGTTATTATTGGGTGTCGTATTTTCAAAACCCTTGAATTTACTCATGTTAGAAGACATTACATGTGAGTCATTAGGATTTCCTGTTCACGTATGGAGGGTTACCTTGGGATTTATCGCTGTTGTGCTTACTGCAGCAACGGTTTCAATTGCAGGCCCCATTTCTTTTGTAGGACTCATTGCGCCCCATATCACGCGACTAACGCTGTATAACAAACGACATATTCAGTGTACTGACCATAGGCAAAGCCTTCCCATTTCAGCACTGGTAGGAGCCACGCTTGTTTGCGTCGCCGACACCCTTGCAAAACTTCACAATGTGCCAGTGGGTATTCTTTGTGTGTTGGTTGGGGGACCTCTTTTTGTCTACCTGATAAAGAAAAAAGTGGAATAAAAAATGACAATGGCTTCCCTAGCAAGCACACAAGATATGGCGACGAGCCAGCCTACCTCCGACAAGCATTATCGGCGAGTGTTTTTCTCGCTTTGGTTTGTCACTCTCCTACTGATCTTGCTGTCTCTGATGTCGGGATCGATCCACCTTTCTCCTTCTGAGGTGCTAAACGCACTGATGTTCAATACTCCAGCAACAACAGCACATGAGGTGACATGGAACCTTCGCCTCCCTCGCACACTGCTTGCATTGCTGGTTGGCTTTCATTTTGCGCTATCAGGGCTCATTCTCCAAGCCGTGACACGAAATCCGCTTGCAGACCCAAGCATCATTGGTATTTCAAGTGGTGCTAGTTTAGCCATTGTGATTTTTTTACTTTTGGCCGATTACCTCAACGCGGTACTGTTTTTTAACAGTCCCTTTCACTTGTCCTTAACGTGGCTCCCTTTCGCTGCGCTCTTGGGAGGCGCACTGTCCACACTTTTCGTTGTATTGTTATCACTTAAAACAAAACTTCGACCTATCACGCTGACGCTCAATGGGTTTGCTGTCGGTGCGATAACCAATGCCATTGTCATGTGGCTAGTGATCGTTTGGGGAGGAGGGAGAACAGAAACCACCGTTTTATGGTTGGCTGGGAGTCTCTACGCCAGAGACTTTTCCCACATCATGATTGTGTTGCCATGGACACTCATAGGGGTGTGTATCGTGCCTTTCTTAACATCACCCATGTCAATACTTCGCTTTAATGAGCAACAAGCTCAAACAATGGGCGTAAATGTTTTGGCTTGGCGAATCGCATGTATTGCTATTGCCGTCGTCTTCGCTGCCAGTGCAATTGCTGTGAGTGGCCCCATCGGTTTTGTAGGCTTGATTGTTCCCCATGTTGCCAAACTGCTTGTACGCGGTGATATTAAAAAACAATTTTGGGTCAGTGCGCTGCTAGGCGCTTGCCTGACTCTTACTGCCGATATCTTAGCGCGAACTATCGTCAGCCCCAATGAGCTGCCAGCGGGAGCCATAACAACCCTACTGGGAATACCCATTTTACTCTTCCTTTTACAACAACAGATTGGACGACGCTCATGACGTTATCTGCATGCCAGCTTACGCTTGGTTATCAATCGAACATTATTATCCCTTCAGTCTCTCTGACACTGAATGCTGGAGAGATCACTTGCCTAGTCGGCGCAAACGGATGCGGTAAATCTACGTTGTTAAAAGCCTTGGCTGGTGTCCTTAAGCCAAGACAAGGGACTATTACGTTGAAGGGGAAGCCACTAAGAGATTGGCCTAAAAAAGCCATCGCTAAAGAGATCGCTTTTCTGCCTCAAGATCCAATTGCACCAGACAATATCTCCGTCTATCAGTTGGTATCCCATGGCCGCTTCGCTTACCAAGGGCTTCTCGGGAAAGTTACTCAAAAAGACGTGGACGCAATAGAGACCGCGCTAAAACTCACGGGTATGACAAAGTACAAACATCGTTCATTTAATCATCTTTCAGGTGGCGAAAAGCAGCGAGGTTGGCTTGCCTTATGTATTGCACAACAAGCGAAATTATTGTTACTTGATGAGCCCACCACTTATCTAGATATTGGCCATCAGTACGAAATCCTTACTCTTTTAAGGGAGCTAAATCAGCAACAACAGCTCACCATTGCCATGGTGTTGCATGATATCAATCAAGCAAGCCAATTTTCTGATCGCATTGTCACTCTGCAAGATGGAAATATCATTGCCGATGACACGCCAATAAATGCGGTTAACGAAAAAATGATGATGAACGTCTTTGGTATTGATGTTGAGATGCAAACTCGGCGAGACGGAAATAAAATTTACCCGCTCGCCATTCCTCTCGGTGCACGTTAAAACCTCAACGTGCACAAACAGTGTTGTGAATATTGAACTTATTCGGGCAATAGAAACCGTATCGGGTAGCTGCGTAAGGCTTGTCAGTGCAAAATAGATGCTTATGAGAATCATTCCTATAAATATCTAAACTTTGACAAGGAGTATAACGTCATGCGGGTTATCACCTTAACACCAGAACACCCGCGATCCTTAAATAAAAACAAGTCCATGCCCATGCAAACCAGCGATAAAACTGGCCTTAAGATAGGTTGGTCGCTCTTCGGTTTATGTCTGCTCCATTTCACTTCTTCAGGCTATGCAAGTGAGCAAGATGTTCTTGAAGTCATTACTGTCACTGCAGATAAACGAAGTGAAAATATGATGGATGTTCCTTCGAGTCTATCGGTTAAAACAGACCTAGATCTGAAGGATGCTGAAATTACAACAATATCCGAACTGGCTCAGCACACCCCCAATCTCCATATTTTCACATGGGGCGGTAGCAGAGAGAGTAACATCTTTATTCGTGGAATTGGGCCAGGCCTATTTACTGATCCTACCGTCGGTTTTTATGTTGATGGTGTGAACTACACGAACAACGGTATGTTCGATCTTGATTTGATCGATATCGAACGTATTGAGGTTTTACGAGGGCCTCAGGGAACATTATATGGCGGTAATTCTCTAGCAGGGATCATCAATGTTGTTACCAACAAACCCGACAACTTTACGGAAGGACGCGCATCGCTTTCCGCTGACAGCTTAAATGAGAGAAAGATCAGCGCCACTGTATACACCCCTATTGTTGAAGCTCGTCTTTTTGCTGGCTTAAGTGTCGCCGGCGTGCAGAGTGATGGACATATAGAAAATATTTTTGATGGTTCAGACTACGGTAAAAAAGACGATTTTTTTGCCCGAACGACGCTCAGATGGCTTCCGTCAGATTCTCTTGAGGTTAATTTAGCCGTTGACTATAAACACCTTAGAGATGATTCCTACGCCCTGGGTCTGGCTGAATTTATCAAAAATAATCCGGAAAAGATCAATAACGACTTCAAAGGTAAAGATAATAGAAACTCGATCGGTGCCTCTCTGTCTATTACGAAAAATTATGAAACCATCGATTTTACATCAATCACGGGGTGGAGAGACTGGGAGAATAATAGTTCTGCCGATCAGGATGCAAACAGCAGTGCCCTCTTTGTTTACCACGCAAGTTCAGATGAAAAACAAACACAGTTATCACAAGAGTTTCGTTGGGCATTGACTACCCCGTCTGACCTCCAATGGCTCGCTGGACTTTATGCCTATACCAGTGATTACAAGGTACGCGGTCGAAACGACCTCGATTACACAGGTATTGGTTATGGTGGACCTTACGTAGATAGATCTAATGTAAAGAAAACCAATTCCGGCTACGCAGCTTTTGGGCAGGTAGACTACAACATTACGCCTGCATTGGTGCTAACAGGTGGTCTACGACTTGATCGAGAGAAACGCAAAGCTGACATAAAATTCAATAACCAAAGTACCTCTAACGTCTCGATAGCAGGTACTGAAGATTTTGATATATGGCTTCCTAAGATTGGTGTTACTTATACATTCGGCGACAGCTCGATGGTGTACTCGTCAGTCAGTCGTGGTTACCGAGCTGGCGGTTTCGATCACCTTTACCCTAGCGAGAATGACCCCGTCTACGACGAAGAAACGACGATAAACTATGAATTAGGCTATAAAACAACACAACTCGACAATAAACTCGACCTTTCTGCTGCCATTTTTCTTATAAACATAAAAGATCAACAGGTTCAACAACTCGTACAAGGCCACCAATTAATCACGGATAATGCTGGTCAAGGTCGAAGCCAAGGTCTCGAATTCGAAGTGAAATACATACCCGCCAACAACTGGCTCATCGAGCTGGGGGGAAGCTTCACCAATGCCGAATACCGCAAATATGATA comes from Vibrio lentus and encodes:
- a CDS encoding thioesterase II family protein, whose translation is MNNVKQLNAHRGSKNGVKTHWFRVIKTGESIRRRVFCLPHAGGSAGYFRQWQDAVPAHTELIAVQYPGREERLNHLCIDNMEDMVSALFTQFLENPSLLREPFVIFGHSMGASIAYELTLKLLDAGLKLPKTLIASATDAPGYANPTHFHISSDGALIQEIVRLNPSLSFLQEHEELLQVILPSLRADYKLIESYGKRNEKRPPLPLPIIKLIGEDDDELSRKDALLWRNQTSAAFSLRVFQGGHFYLAENYQGIMKTIMEAFDDNLVFPSTTPCHLP
- a CDS encoding ABC transporter substrate-binding protein, with protein sequence MRGSWMKAIPLGSGTTLALKSKIYTAIWVLTATLLSQKINAESAYPVTVIDDRGKVVTLSSHPASVASISTFGADTLKALGEHATGLSTLQHRKSLFLGEEVNDAINLGEVHEPDMEQLTKLNPDLIVGLQQYAEPFAGQFEKIAPLLTFDLVTLEDSHRSISALADALGKHRAGTQINAAFDNTLSAYNTKAPGGVSVVFLWHWADTIYAFYDHHITTHIMRELRGDYTMGPTPTPELKKPDATVLSMEKLLTLNPDVIISFTGDDKPISYHPVWQRLNAVKTSRAYRVGDQYVMTHGPIAREMVLKELAYLLYPTTFSEPSDIPNAARAKPLVFSER
- a CDS encoding FecCD family ABC transporter permease; its protein translation is MSHPTSTLPKGMLHPLRMFQRRQFLIVMACFALIIFSGLASLMTGEVYFSASQVATALLQPSDSLATFLVIELRLPRFLIALFVGATLGMAGNIVQSITRNPLGSPDLMGVSAGASFAIVVCMAWSTFPPLALLSVGTIGGFSAGFVTFLIAWKTRLNPLHLTLSGMCISLFFNAAIVVVLITAKADANGIYFWLTGSLMDRTWQHAVLLIPFAFLGLLLGVVFSKPLNLLMLEDITCESLGFPVHVWRVTLGFIAVVLTAATVSIAGPISFVGLIAPHITRLTLYNKRHIQCTDHRQSLPISALVGATLVCVADTLAKLHNVPVGILCVLVGGPLFVYLIKKKVE
- a CDS encoding FecCD family ABC transporter permease, which translates into the protein MTMASLASTQDMATSQPTSDKHYRRVFFSLWFVTLLLILLSLMSGSIHLSPSEVLNALMFNTPATTAHEVTWNLRLPRTLLALLVGFHFALSGLILQAVTRNPLADPSIIGISSGASLAIVIFLLLADYLNAVLFFNSPFHLSLTWLPFAALLGGALSTLFVVLLSLKTKLRPITLTLNGFAVGAITNAIVMWLVIVWGGGRTETTVLWLAGSLYARDFSHIMIVLPWTLIGVCIVPFLTSPMSILRFNEQQAQTMGVNVLAWRIACIAIAVVFAASAIAVSGPIGFVGLIVPHVAKLLVRGDIKKQFWVSALLGACLTLTADILARTIVSPNELPAGAITTLLGIPILLFLLQQQIGRRS
- a CDS encoding ABC transporter ATP-binding protein, which gives rise to MTLSACQLTLGYQSNIIIPSVSLTLNAGEITCLVGANGCGKSTLLKALAGVLKPRQGTITLKGKPLRDWPKKAIAKEIAFLPQDPIAPDNISVYQLVSHGRFAYQGLLGKVTQKDVDAIETALKLTGMTKYKHRSFNHLSGGEKQRGWLALCIAQQAKLLLLDEPTTYLDIGHQYEILTLLRELNQQQQLTIAMVLHDINQASQFSDRIVTLQDGNIIADDTPINAVNEKMMMNVFGIDVEMQTRRDGNKIYPLAIPLGAR
- a CDS encoding TonB-dependent receptor; its protein translation is MRVITLTPEHPRSLNKNKSMPMQTSDKTGLKIGWSLFGLCLLHFTSSGYASEQDVLEVITVTADKRSENMMDVPSSLSVKTDLDLKDAEITTISELAQHTPNLHIFTWGGSRESNIFIRGIGPGLFTDPTVGFYVDGVNYTNNGMFDLDLIDIERIEVLRGPQGTLYGGNSLAGIINVVTNKPDNFTEGRASLSADSLNERKISATVYTPIVEARLFAGLSVAGVQSDGHIENIFDGSDYGKKDDFFARTTLRWLPSDSLEVNLAVDYKHLRDDSYALGLAEFIKNNPEKINNDFKGKDNRNSIGASLSITKNYETIDFTSITGWRDWENNSSADQDANSSALFVYHASSDEKQTQLSQEFRWALTTPSDLQWLAGLYAYTSDYKVRGRNDLDYTGIGYGGPYVDRSNVKKTNSGYAAFGQVDYNITPALVLTGGLRLDREKRKADIKFNNQSTSNVSIAGTEDFDIWLPKIGVTYTFGDSSMVYSSVSRGYRAGGFDHLYPSENDPVYDEETTINYELGYKTTQLDNKLDLSAAIFLINIKDQQVQQLVQGHQLITDNAGQGRSQGLEFEVKYIPANNWLIELGGSFTNAEYRKYDNCDLLGSTKNCNGNKMVNTPNFTANLAVQHRIPQTDDWDIFSRIDAAHIGEYYFNSLNTLKQEPYQLINAKFGLEASSWDAYLWVKNALDEHYSTVQYDFGTGPTAEAADPLSVGITLTSHF